The following proteins come from a genomic window of Lytechinus pictus isolate F3 Inbred chromosome 1, Lp3.0, whole genome shotgun sequence:
- the LOC135153564 gene encoding uncharacterized protein LOC135153564: protein MNDHDALYCWIGLTLDDNGTAVWMDGSSLTYQNTDHNSHDQGLECLRISKYEEYTWQDTDCSIRYQYTCEKEIECSTTAGSTEPVTTASTTQLPNTQTSIRPSTTTLAATITAATTSATRRESSTATGSTEPVTAASTSQPLDTQTSLRPTTTTLAATITATTTSVTRRGDLTSSWYELIAQNERIKEWNIIERHTASTVIRCADLCSTTESCSCFTFIADDVDCLLGEYDPRDGYMNNHPGATTFVTI, encoded by the exons ATGAATGACCACGATGCCCTGTACTGCTGGATCGGGCTAACCCTCGACGATAATGGAACAGCGGTTTGGATGGATGGGTCCAGTCTCACCTACCAAAACACAGATCACAACAGCCACGATCAAGGACTGGAATGTCTCCGCATAAGCAAATATGAAGAGTATACATGGCAGGACACTGATTGTTCTATAAGATATCAATATACTTGCGAAAAAGAAATTG AATGCTCAACAACAGCCGGATCAACTGAGCCAGTGACGACAGCATCTACAACTCAGCTACCTAATACACAGACTTCAATCAGGCCGTCGACAACTACACTGGCAGCAACAATCACCGCAGCTACCACGTCGGCAACACGTAGAG aGAGTTCAACAGCAACTGGATCAACTGAGCCGGTGACGGCAGCATCTACAAGTCAGCCACTTGATACACAGACTTCATTAAGGCCGACGACGACAACACTGGCAGCAACAATCACTGCAACTACCACGTCGGTAACACGTAGAG GTGATCTGACGTCGTCTTGGTATGAACTCATCGCTCAGAACGAAAGAATCAAAGAATGGAACATCATCGAGCGACACACGGCGTCGACGGTGATACGGTGTGCGGACCTGTGTTCGACCACGGAGTCGTGCTCGTGCTTTACATTCATCGCCGACGATGTTGATTGTCTCCTTGGGGAATATGATCCCAGAGACGGCTATATGAACAATCATCCTGGAGCCACCACATTTGTGACAATTTAG